The stretch of DNA CATTTCATTGCATTTTCGTGCAGCAACAGTAGCGAGAATATCGCCTGCCTTTTTACCGAGCAAACTCgtgctttaatatttttctaacggtgcaatataataatcgtATTGTTGCATCGAATACGGTTAAATGAGGACGCATAGTACGGTGCCAGTAATTAGTAAACGTTCACGTTATTTCGCGATCGATGACTCCGTTGTGCGTGTTAACGTTGTACACAAATACTGCACTGCCGACGTATAATttactttgataaaaatagttatGTAATGGTGGTGTGCATGTCAAACATAAGAAAATGTTCTGATAAAACATCAACGGTTATGGCACACGGTTTTTCTTTAGGTAGGCGATTCGTCAGTCTTAGATGCGAGGTTAAGTCCATACTGCCTCGTTGTTTTTTGTATCTAGCtttcttataattaatcgGTAAGAACATTACTTTGCGACAagtaatttctctttttaattatttatttgactcatctattttatacattgtattgaagtaatatttatattataacaattttagtaGGTTATTATGTCaacttgtacatttttttgtgcaggataaatatatttcaacaacACTAATATGTCGTTAAAAAACGTTGTCGAGTGGACACCTGCTGATGTAATGGAATGGCTTatgaaaaatgatttcgaTGAATGTGCAACTCTATTTTACAATCATGAAGTTGATGGGAAAGTACTTCTGACACTGAAGGAAGAAGATTTAAAATCTGATATCTTGAAGATAAGAAAGATTggcgttataaaaaaattatatcttgctATTAAGCAGTTGCAAAGGGATAACATTGCTGCTTTATTCGACTTGGGATATGTGGATTTATTTCCATCACCAAATTTTTATACTCATCAGAATAAGCATGAAGTAAATACATGATTcttaaaaagaaatctgcaAGTTTTAGTCGaatgtggaaatattatattttgtaattattttcagatgcCCAGTACAGGTACAGGtacaaataatgaaacatCCACAGAGCATGAATTTTATTCAGCTTCTGTGTCCGAAGATGGACATGCTTCTCATTTACCACCTGAAATTTGGAAGACGTTCATTAGTTTGGGATATTTGTTTATCGTCACATGGATTACTGCCTTTGTAATGGTCATTGTTCACGATCGAGTACCTGATATGAAAAAGTATCCTCCTTTGCCAgacatatttttagataatgtACCCCATATTCCATGGGCATTTGATATGTGTGAAGTTACTGGAACTCTGCTTTTTGCGATATGGCTTGCTGTGCTTATATTTCACAAGTATAGGTAATTAAAcctactttaaaaaatataagggAAAGGATATAATTCATtgatgtgaaaataattttttaaatatacaacagATTTATTTTGCTACGGAGATTTTTTGCACTGTCGGGTACAGTCTTCCTACTGAGATGCGTAACCATGCTCATCACTTCTTTATCAGTACCAGGTGCACATCTGCAATGTCAGCCACGAAAAGTTCCAGATGAAGACTGGTCCAGGtgagatattaattacattgtaatatttttccgtctaaaagtgcaaatattacatattaaattctcATTTTAGTTCTGCATATGTCgagttgtataataaaatagcgaTGGCTTATGTTATTTGGCGGGGAGCCGGCATGTCTATTCAAGGTGTCAGAACTTGTGGGGATTATATGTTTAGTGGGCATACAGTGGCATTAACTAtgctaaattttttcattacggagtgtaagtaaatatttattatttcactttaaaacagctgattttaatatttacaaattatgagATTCTTCTTTTCATTACAGATACTCCGagacatttgtattttttgcataCTTTTACATGGATGCTCAACATGTTTGGTATCTTCTTCATCTTGGCGGCACATGAGCATTATTCTATCGATGTTTTTGTagcgttttatataacttctcgattatttctttattatcatACGCTGGCGAATAATCAAGCCTTGATGCAGCGCGATTCGATTAGAACCAGGATTTGGTTTCCACTATTCAGTTTTTTCGAGTCGTCTGTCGATGGTATTGTTCCTAATGAGTTCGAATCGCCGTCCTTAATAGTTTGCAATTTGGTAGATACAGGAAGAAACGTCTGGCACTGTGTACGGTCTTGTGTTCATCTTCGAAAAACGCAGCGCAATGTGAATGGCAATTTAAACAGCTCAAAAAAAGAACACTAACATtgaattaatacatattttatttattttttttatttttgtacttttaagATGAATATGCAGTGTACAAACTCCACTAATTTTAATAGCGAACAGAAAAGAAACAGCGACAAATCTTTAAGATGGATTCAACCTGAATTCTAAGCCTGAAAATccgaatttaaaaatataatgtagaGAACACAACACTGCGTATTCATCTTTTAAGAATATCGACTGTTTGTTTGACAAATCTGTTTATACgtggaaataatatttactaaaatattaattctaaatatttatttttgcgataGAAATATTGTGAGATTGAAGGagattatgataatttatatgattaattaaaattaaatctatgATTATAGTCGCGATTATGactataatttattcactAAGAAACTCTTCCAAAGAGCacaatgtgtaaaatatttattccacgTGCATCCTTCCAGCACGTCATATACATGAAggctgttttttttataattgtacatattgTTCATATAAGATTAACAATGTTTgcaattatgaatatttttgttttttgttctataatacaaaagaaatgttatatatCAAGGGCTCGTTATGCGTTGCGATGGCCTACCCAGATGCCAAATTTTGTCAGGAATGTTTACTAGGTTTTGATGATGATCAAGTGATATAATGGTATTTTAGAATTCCTGAGTTAGacatatctttaaaaatgtatcatatttttcttttgctgaCAATGGAGCACAACATTTATATAAGAGAAATACatgttgtaatatatatatcacgcattattgatatatatattgacaatatgtaaagttaataatttatagcacacatatatacaaatatggaATTACTAAAGAGGCTGAAGATACCATCTATTCTAATGTTAATTCCTATGTAAAACATCAGATATGGTTGCATAACTAGTCTCCACGACTGCATAGAGACTATCCATAAACAGTTAtagctttttaatatttcatccatatctattttttacttaagTAAATAGCTTAATCTTGTTACATATAACGTTAACGAGTGCTGATTATTGGTAACTTGTTGGTGGTGCCTGATTGTTAGTGCTTATTTGTATACTTCCGAAACTATGCAATGGCAATTCTCCCGCTAATATTGACCAATATAGCGACTGATTCGTCAGACAGTCGTATTTACTTGCGGATGATTGGAAAATAactcatatatgtacaataaaagacaattaatatttcagtaaaacgtatttttgttaattatcaaCATTCTACATTATATCtttcatcttttttaaatagagatttttaaaatatgtacaatatttcaataaaattttaatatgactttattattcaaaatacgtattatgataattattatatattgaattatttaattaaattattattatatttaattaaatatgtttgatTGCATTGGTCAAGTtgcattatgtaattatacatatttatctgaataaatctttattattttattcctgTAAAATCTCAAGCATTCGCAGACGATAACAggattgtaaattttttgaacaGTTTCAGAATGCAGAATCTTCCCTGCGCAATGCTGCTTAAAGAAGGTGTCTTTTCATGTTGACTCGACTTTAATTTCGGCGTTAAGCCGACTACACACATAAACTTCTGCAAGTCTACCGGAACGTGTGTACCGTATTTACGATAACTGTGACGCAAGTATATCGAAAGggacaattattattgtaaaataattgtttagtAGTTATTACCagttattgtaaaattcattaaattgttcaGTTATGTAAGCTTTATTTCGCCATCATGAAAAGGTACCTTTATTCGCTATTGCATTGCGCGTGCGACTTAACATCACTGTGCTGTGCACTGTGCACCAGACCAGAGCTCCATACACACGGACACGTGACGTCAGCGGGTGTCAGTTGTGTGCAGGGAAAACTGGCAGCTCTGCTGAGATGCACTGAATACTCATTGACTGAACATGGAGAAGTGTTTATAATCGTAACGTGTTAGTATTGTAAATAGATTATTTCACGCGtgagtatatttatttgttgataaAATGGCATTTACGTTCGGAACGTCAACTATCACCTCTACCACCACTGGTTTTGGATTTGGAACGCAAAAGTAAATAGTCTCGAACACTTAACTAACCTTCAAAGATTGTCAAGAAAATCAAAGATTATCGCggttttaattgtttataaaattgttttgaaaatgaagatgaagtatatatattttattgtcgaATATATTCACAAATATCAAAAGTTAATCGTAAaagttgatttaaaattattttttgtggtGGAAAGAACTTGCTTAATtataaagtgtttttttttcttttttttgttaagatCAATAACAAGCTTCGGTTTGGGCAACCCATCGTTCAGTACCACAGCCACAACATCTAGCCCGTTAGCGTTTGGCACTATGTCCACTCCGACGACATCCGTAGGTCTTAATTTTGGATTTGGTACTCCAACGACCGCCGCCCAACTGCAAAGCAGTGGTCTGCTTCTAGGATCTAATACAGCTACTACGATGACCACCGCTCCTAGTTTATTTCCTGCTCCTACCACGGCTGCGCCTTTATTTACTGGACTTAGTTTTGGCACACCAACTACAACGACCATGTTAACATTTGGTGCAACATCTAATACACCAGCAACAGGAAGTTTAACTTTTGGCTCAGCTACTACTAAtagtatgtatattttacaactgttctaaaagaaattttattgtatggtaataaaacgatttattcaCAGCCTCCTTATTTGGATCTGCACCTGGAAGCACTTTATTGGGTGCTAAACCAATAACTGCTGcaactactactactactgtaCATAAAGGGCTTGGTGGCTTAGATGTTTCCGTTAATAATAAGGGCCTTTCTCAAGGAAATAGTAGTTCAACAGCTGCCAAAGAGAATCTATTGCCAAATGAACTTATGCAAACCATAGATAAATTCAAGTAATTATCTCGATAAATGCATATACAAGGAGATGATCCAGtactgatatatatattttgcagggattttgtaaaaatacagaaaGGCCTATCTTCAGATATCGCGAGAGGTTCGTCGAGACCATTAAATCGTTGTGCAGAGGATACGGCATCATTAATGGAAATGTTATCAACCTTATCTGGCTCAGTGCAACGGGATCGTTCGTCAGCGGATAAACTGAAACAGGATACAGCAAGAGCGTTGCAAAGTGCAGAAATAGCTCAAAGAACTCACGATACTCCACCGGGTTTGCAGTATGAAAATAATGCGCCCCTTCAGTTCTTCATGGAACTAGTCGAGAGCTTTGAACACGATTTGATGTTGTTCAGATCACAAATCGAGACAACAGAGAAGCATATACAAGCCATGATGGCACCGAGAACACTAACACCACAgggtatattaatttttctgtgaagaaaattcatttaaattagtCAACTTGTTAATCGTGTGTTGCTTTATTAGAATTGACGATGGCCATGAGTAAGCTTCATGAGTCTCTGGTTGCGGTTGCCGGTCGATTACAAAGTGTGCATGCCAAGGTGCAGCAGCAGAAGGAGCAGTATCTCAATTTCAGGAAATATGTGTTGAAAGATAACACCAATGTTTTTGACAGTATCAAGGCGAGCAGTAAATCTAGTCGAAGCAACATCGGAAGGATCACTAGTGGTCCGACGCCTTTTGAACCAGGTAAACATTACGGGCGTTTCAACATAACTAGGATAATGTAGCACATTAGTAACGTACTACGCTAATAATGTACATTACTAATGTAGTGACGTATCATCTTGAAAAACAAGATCAATGCTTACAGGAAATAAAAGCTTTTTGTCGTCGACGACGTTAAACTCGAATCGGCCGACAACTTACGAAACACGAAATCCTTTAGGTAAATAGGCCTTGTTGACtatcttgtaattttaatatatatcctctgctaaaagtaaaagattcctttaaaaaaaaaaaaaaaaaaaaaaaaaaaattaaaaatgacttTAACCGCCTCCCTAAAGATCTCCTACCTTCAGGTCTTGCGTGGATATAGTTCTAAGGTAGAACTCACTAACATATAACGCCGTTCATTACTAAATAGAATTAACGTGTGTTCTCATAATTGGCCTGTccacttctttctttttttctcttatttgaaacaaatatccgttgattttaatttgtacGATTTTGACTTTGATTTTGCCTTTCCAGGGAAAAAGTAAGGGCTATAGTTTAATTATTGAGGTATtcaacttttatttcaatttctctttGTATCGTCGGTCATGGAAAAAGGGGTAACGCGCTTCTTTgcctatatataaatttcctaCGAAGTAATCAATTCATTTTCATGTATATAGATGATtacattgatattattaatcttttgtgTGCTATATTTTGCATTGAGATGCTACAAAAAAAACTTCGAAATTGTGCTTTCTTGACAGACGATAGCgccttttaaaaaatatatacacatgctTTGCTTTCGGCTTTGCCAATGTTATGCGATAATGCTTGCAAATGTAGATACTGATcaggaaatttcatggaattcaAACGAAATTTTGCAGAATGTTTAGAGACGTACATCTGCAACGTTTCAATCGGATTTCGAGACGGAAATTTCAGAATAttctcttgaaaaaaattacaccaAAATTTTTGCTGTACTAACaaatataacagaaataaTGCCACAACTTCGATTATTAatcagataataattaataagagtattaaaaaaatatggctAATTTGTTAaagtattatcattaaaaaaataaatatatcatctttAATAGTGAAAGATTACTCCACGGCTTTATAGCTATTATACATGTTTCATCTCTATATCGCTTccaattgaattaataataatggtgtaaatatattgttacagTTTGGGAAAGTTCGACACCAGTACCATCTGCTACTAACATTGCTATAGGCTCATCTATGAAACCGCCGACCgcaagtttaaattttaacgcaCCGATTAATCTGACCGCACCGTTGCCAGTAAATGGGGCCACTCCAAACTTTCAACTTCAAAAGCCTCCCGTTGGTAATAAACGAGGAAAGCATTGATCACTTATCGCATATATTACGATTCttgtgatttttataaatgttttgttaTCTACAAGTTCGATACACGTTGTAAAGTCTCCACTTTACTAGATTGTTAGTGTTAATGACGATGTTGAGAGGTGTTTTTATATGTTCAAGATTCATCACGAAATCAATTGTGatactcttattttttttctttttactctaATATTGCTGGTATATACATGGTACAATTTTTAGTGGAATTTCTATTTTACGGATATTCTATTATCTTACATGAatcatagatatattttttcatattattaaatgcctaaaatttaattactttaaagtAATGGCATTGTCCtctataatacattaaaactttttttattaaaatttgtttaataattatgtatgttctgtattaatatgtatttatctcGTTTATTATGACAAAAACTTGCAATAATCAACAACAGCAGATTAtaagatgtaaatataacGAATTAACAACTTGGTCCCacttttgaatataaatagcgttttaataaaaagagtaaGATGAGACGGGAAAACAGTAATTACAACCTATACCTCTGTACCGACAAAAACGGTATTTAATCTAGAGACAATGTCGTTGAAAATgtgaagtataaaaatttccttatattttatataccttATCAGATAGCACCAACTTGCAGAATGGGAATGAGAAGTCTAAAGGCATCTTGAATATACGAATTCGCGTTAGCAGCCtgtgtaaaagaaataatttttcatattacgaTTATTGCATGCTACATTAGAATTATTCCATTAAGGACTCACCTCCAAGAAAATCGTTGTTATATTCGCGTTGATTCTATCCGATTTTTCCGCAGTCTCGGCAAGTTGATTTAACGTATTGCAGAATGAATTAGCTAATGAGCTGATCTGATCGGACAGAATATTAGTAAGTTGCACTAAAGCATCGGCTTCGTTCACTGTACTGCGTCGTTCCTTGACTAACAACAATTCTGCCGTCTTATGAAATGTTTCTACAGAAATTGCTGTAAACTGTGCCAATGTTGATATAGCGCTCTGGAAGATTTCTTGGTCTGTGTGCGTCGAAGATGATGCGAGATAACTTTCCGTTTCTGTCCAGACCTGAAAACAAATCgactattattttcaacataacAATAAGCATGGAATTCTATtattagtatatataaatattttcttacgtCGTTTAACTTTTCATAAGTGATATTGACACCAAGATCGTGACAAGCATTCTTTAATCTGTTCTTGAAGTTTCCATCACTTTTGTTTTCATCATCTTCATTGCCATCTAGCTCGCAAAGTTCTTTAATCTCCTCCAAAGTTTCTTGTACAGAAGTCAAATCGTTCGTATTCAATTCGATCAAGTGTTGCTGAATTTTCATATTGCTCTGTTTGGATAACATTTCCAGAGCTTCTAAATGAACGAGTCCCTGATAATCGTCGAAAAGACTCTCAAAATGAATTTTCCTCGATAATTCACGTTCCTCGAGTGATTTCTCTTCATTCTCAGCTTTTTCCTTCGCCTCTCGTAGAATTTGCGATAAAATCGGTTTGTTAGGATCGTTCATAAAGAAAGCTCGTTTCTTCTTTAATCCAGGATCACCGTCTTGTAATACCTCCATCGTTTTTTTCCCAATAGCTTCCAATGTGTCTAAACCGCCTGTCATAACTTTACTACCAGTGGACTCGACCAATTTTGTAATTGATGATACTCCTGACAATAAATTCCCGAATCCAAATGAACTATACGACTGACTTTCTTGTTCTTGAATTTTTGGTTTTGCATCTGTTAACAATACAAATcagcaaattttaaaaatatgcttaaaaagaaacaactgtttatttccatattaacatatcaatgaaaagtgagtaaagattattaataaataagttttgaaTTAGAAATACAAGTTAAATTGCTATTtgatagttaatatttattaattttaaatgccaATAGTCAAAAGATCATACATATCTGTCTAAaggacaataaaaatttgctttctAATTCAAGATCTATTTTTGTGCGCACTagtattatttgaatataatctTGAATGTAATGTTacatgaattaataaattatgcataccATTACAtatgaaaacattaaaataaaatttaatgtaccGTCAGGTTCATCCTGTTTTATTTCTGCTGGCTCTATGGAATCTTGCATGCCTCCTATTGTCCCTTCCAAAAGTGTAAGTCCTTGAGATACATGACTAGTCAGAGTAGAAACACTTGCAGTAgctgtattaataaaagaagttACGCCCCAATTTTCCCAGCTATTCCTCCACATTCCTAAAGAACTTTCTGGTTCTTTACTCGCCTCAGAAAGCGTCTCCAATACAGGCTGCAATTTCTCTTCCATCAACTCGTCAGGCAATTCAATATCTCCAAGTCCTTCCCAACCTTCTGGTTCAAAaacttctttaaattttttatctgattttaGCTCTTCCGGCATATCTATTTCTGACAAATCATTTGATTTAGATTGATTATCTGTTGATTGAGCTTTGAATTTTTCTTGAGATTTACATTCTGTATCCATCCTTGCAGATGTTTCATTTGAACATTTGGttaagcttttatttttttcttccactGTAGTTAGACTGGCTTTAGTATGAGGACCATCATCGAcatcttttgtaattttagttCCTAGTTTCTTTGCATCCAATTGACGAGTCACATTTGGTCGTTGCACTGTTCTAGAGGCATTTCCAGTCTTTTTTGCTTCTACTTTAGGCATGGCATTACTTGATTCTGTACTTTCACTCTTATCTACagatttaatatctttatccTTTGTTGATGCAACAGAGATTGATGATTTCTCTGACTTAATGCGAGAACACTTATCTTCTTTGTTGTCAGAAGTCTCTTCTGTACGCTCTGATTTAGTGGCACGTGTATCAGCTTCAACTTTgacattattatcaatattcttATCACTAATTGATGCCTCTTGACACATTGCCACAACTGGTGGCACATTTATCCGATAAGCTTGCGGTCTTCTATGCCAGTCTGAGCTCTTGCAAATCGCGTGTTGGACGTATTCGGTATCGTCGTCCGATTCGGAGTCCACTGTCGACGGTGGCACCCAGTAATTTCTCTGGGTATCTCGTTTGATGGGCGCGCTACGCCCCAGCTCTTCGTCTGCGCTTTCAAAATCGGGATCGCTCTCAGACGTTGCCATCTCTTATCAATGCTTATTCCTAAAAAAGACACAATTTTACGCACATCCAAGATTAAGATAAATTCGCACGGGATCACAAAGATACCTCGCTAATGAATCTAATGGTTACACCTCCTCGACAGCAAATTACGAACGAGTTTCAACATATGTTCCACATTCTATCATACacgtatgtgtatatatgatGTATGATGTGTATATGCGTGTGTTTACTTCATGCCAAAATACTGATGGTCACGTGGGTGACAAAGGTCATCAATAGGCACGTCAGATTCACATACGCCTTCGTGGCAGAGTATATTCAGACGAATTTGCATAGTACATAAGTATAGTGCACAAGCATATGCATAAAGAAACGGATTGatctattttcttattaattcacCCTTAGACCGGATCTACAATAGATGTAGTAAGCTTTAAGCCGTAAAAAATTGTCCGATCACAGACGAATGTATGAAGAATAATTGACTATGATTGGTCAATATGTTACGGTTTAAAGCTTACTACATCTATTGTAGATCCGGCCTTAGTGGACAGAAATGCGCATGCGGCTTTAGCTGCCTTCTCGTATATACAAAATGGACGCGAAAGGAGAACGGAATGCGTAGTCGTTGAAGgaatatcttgaaaaatgGAGCATGTTTTAAAGCACGGTATACTTTTTTCTCTGACTAATTGTAGAAGGGACAGCAAAGGCTTTATCCCCTTCAACAAACATTCttgtaatttatgaaacatagATGTCTAAAAGATATCCTAATTTTCATAGGTGCTGTTATGCCTCGGATACTCCAGCTCGAATAGTGCCAGCTCGGCAGTGGAGCCGAATTCCAAATATATTCGCTCAGGATAATTCCAAGCACAATTTCCGATCTCCGATTTGTATTATGCATTAGTCAAAAGTGTCGAAGTACGTCGCCCTTTCGACATATTCGactatttcaaataattctgCCATACTGTGTTCGTACAGTGGCGCCGTCGAGAGGCATAGCGGTAAATATGCGAAAGCGCAACATACCGTCCATTCTAGTACGGCGGTCAGAGACACACGAACTTACCGGCGGTCGGCGGTGGGAGGCAGAAGGCACGATGGGCAACGGCGAGCGCGACAAGGACAGTATCAAAATATGGTAAACCGCGCGGGACACGGGGAGAGCGATGATCGAGTGAGCAGTGTCTAGACAAAGATGGACGCCGTGAGTCGAACGGAGAAGACATAACATGGTCACGGTGAGGGAAACAGCGCATTCTTTCGCAGC from Linepithema humile isolate Giens D197 chromosome 2, Lhum_UNIL_v1.0, whole genome shotgun sequence encodes:
- the LOC105679142 gene encoding protein FAM114A2, encoding MATSESDPDFESADEELGRSAPIKRDTQRNYWVPPSTVDSESDDDTEYVQHAICKSSDWHRRPQAYRINVPPVVAMCQEASISDKNIDNNVKVEADTRATKSERTEETSDNKEDKCSRIKSEKSSISVASTKDKDIKSVDKSESTESSNAMPKVEAKKTGNASRTVQRPNVTRQLDAKKLGTKITKDVDDGPHTKASLTTVEEKNKSLTKCSNETSARMDTECKSQEKFKAQSTDNQSKSNDLSEIDMPEELKSDKKFKEVFEPEGWEGLGDIELPDELMEEKLQPVLETLSEASKEPESSLGMWRNSWENWGVTSFINTATASVSTLTSHVSQGLTLLEGTIGGMQDSIEPAEIKQDEPDDAKPKIQEQESQSYSSFGFGNLLSGVSSITKLVESTGSKVMTGGLDTLEAIGKKTMEVLQDGDPGLKKKRAFFMNDPNKPILSQILREAKEKAENEEKSLEERELSRKIHFESLFDDYQGLVHLEALEMLSKQSNMKIQQHLIELNTNDLTSVQETLEEIKELCELDGNEDDENKSDGNFKNRLKNACHDLGVNITYEKLNDVWTETESYLASSSTHTDQEIFQSAISTLAQFTAISVETFHKTAELLLVKERRSTVNEADALVQLTNILSDQISSLANSFCNTLNQLAETAEKSDRINANITTIFLEAANANSYIQDAFRLLIPILQVGAI